Below is a window of Quercus robur chromosome 6, dhQueRobu3.1, whole genome shotgun sequence DNA.
TGACTTGTGGGAGCTTATAGGAAAACAAATCTACTTGATTATGTGCTGTGATTCATCACACCTTTTGTTTTAGGGCCGTTAGGAATGTTCAAAAGAATAATTGAgcaaaaatagaagaaagagaTATCATAGGACACCATTGAATTCACTTGTGGATAATGCTGGGAAGTTCAATTGGCTTATCGTGTTgtttttgataaagaataacttatatttgaccaaattttctTGCCACACATGTAGATAATGATAATTTATATTTGTAGAAGGTTTGAAATGAGGACTTAGGAATTTTATGCTATATGATGAAATTTGTAAGGTAAATTGTATTTTTGATCCCTCACATAGTGAGATctatttgattttggttttaattttaaaaagtttgaatctagtttcctcaaattttttaattttactatttagtccCTCCATCTATTTCTCTTTCATATATACTAACGAAATGTTTAAACACCCTATATGTCATTGACCAAATTTGAACCAACCCTATATTTAAggtttaaaatgaaattaaccccatgttttaaggaaaaaaatgtgAGTAAGAAATGGATGGAAAATAGATGAAGTGACAAAATTATTCATCACTTCTTACAATTTGAGgaattgaattacaatttttcaaaattaagggACCAAAATTGCACAAAACCTATATCTATGGGACTAAAATACAATTTAcctaaatttataaataaccGACAATATGTTCATGCgatatacataaaaattaaaaattacataattttatgaaaatagtttactaatatAATCACaatgtattaataaaattgatagcgaaaaaaaaaaaatataaattacatgATTGAACTATACCCTTTAAGacaaagtttttattaaaaCCAAATATTGTTGTAGATGATTTAGAATTttagataaatattatatttcttaggattaagatttgattaaaactaaaaattgtagTAGgtgatttaaataaatattgattttcttttaaatctaTTGAAAGTTTGAAGAGGAGAGTTTTAATTATCgatagtattttaatttttttttaaaaattttggtaatAGATTTCAGGTTAGAGTAAACTATTCtaataattagtatttaaatTCATCAAAAATCACAGATTTTAATAATTCTAAACCACATAACAAAATATAGTTTATGATGTGTAATGTATACTGTAAGGACATATTTTGTACACTACAATGGTTATTACAAggtaatataaattaattttacaaaaaatacaagaaggtagaatgaaataattattgttaTTCATTCATTTGGTGATCCATTATGAGAAGGTAGTGGAATCACATCATATATTAATCAAATTTCCttaaatacaatttaaaaataattatataatcaatattatgtttttcaaattaattaaaatattcataaatttataaaaaattgataacatCTTAGTGCAATATTGATATAGTTTGTCATACCAATATAGTAATTAGCTGAAAGTAGTAGTATTTGGTTTTGTAGTTGGGTAATTAGAAGGGGAAAGTAGTGGTTTTAGTCATAAGGGGAAAGATTCATCAATCATACGGACTTGATCACGTGTCACGAAAAAGTTATCAATTAATGTCAACTCCATTGGAAAGTTGTAAAGTTTGTTGGACATTTGATCTCACAGAAGCCAATTTACAATGGTGAGAAATGGGGAGAAAACAATGTGGACATGTATTATTTTCTAGTTTAGGCCCTTTAGGGTTCTGTGTTGTCTTATGAAGGGGTTATAATGTAAGTTCGTAGCTTTGTAACTTGTAAGTTctggttttattaatttgatcTTTAGTTGCTATCTTTACCTTTTTGGTTCAGACAATGGCATTGTTGGTTTAAATTTCATCATTTCgcaaattaaataaacttgtTTTATTATTCGCATCATAGCATAGTTAGAATATTCTTTTCAGctaggagaggaagagaaaaacaaacTCTTCAAAATCTCTAGCAAGTAATACATAGACTGACTTATAACTAGAGACAACACACAAATACATTAGTAGCAACTAGCAACAAACCAGGATCAAAGCACCCGTAAGACTCCATCATATATCCAAGgatcatttatttattgtagAAGTAAATGCATAACCATAACATGGCTGCTTATGAGTGAAAGCAGTGCTTATTGGGTTGGCAGTGTTGGGCCTGTTGGCTTAGACTGGATTTATGGGATGCTTGGTATGAGTGGCTTTGCTAGCTTTGGGTTGAGTTATTGGAAGCTGTGTGTTTTTGGTATGTGGTGGGTGTTTGGCAACCGTGGCAATGCTGGCTCAAATGGGAATATTATGGATGCTTGGAAAGAGTGGCCCTTTAGGTAGTATACAAGATAAGTGTACTGACAATGATGGGAATGGTGTGGTACTGTGGTATGCGTATGTGACACTGTGGTGACTGGCCGTGTTGGTGgcagggccggctcaaggcctaggcaagttaggcctaggcctaagccccactaaaaaacaaaatttttcttaagaaaaaagactcaattttttatagttaaagacctaaatttttataaaattatatatattttctaaaggttgtacatttttttttattagtgatgtacaaattttactattagctTACAAATTgctatgttattaatcacaaaaaaatgtgatataaacattcattagttaaattgatgaaattcatCAATGAGAAAcaatatcatattatattttgaacattttatagtacttttaattagcgcatttttctttttcatttctattaagactctcaaagtaTAAGACaaccttaactcaattgaaaccctaaaatatttcaaaaagatgttgcaaatgtgttaaatcatcaattatagattaatctcccctaatagtttgggactttgatttttgtaaactaatatcctacaaaaccatacaccaaataatatctatatatctctctctctcttaaaatcaaaatataaaattaaaaattagattacaactttatttaactatgcatcgtcttatatccaaaataaaatatcttttccaatcgtaatatatttttatttctttttattaatatttataattcaactatgatattcaattctctatatgaaattaacattagtctagttggtattatttatgtatattatgtatcaaattaaccttaatttgattagtattaaataattttgtttaattaatatttatatattaaaggCCCCAcataaatttttcgccttaggccccaaattatgttgggccgcccctgGAACTTGGTGGAGAGGTATTTGGGTGCTTGGCAATGTTGCTGGCATCTTGGGCTTTGGTAGAGTCTGAAACACAGGCAATCCAACATTAGGAAACTACGGTAGGATCAGAGGTGGGATTGTCGATTGTATCAGTGCTGGGGTTGAACTTGAATCCGCACCTATGTCCAAAAGTTGGCGAGCTGCTAGGCTTGTATCGGTGCTTGACAGTGACAATGCTAAAACCAAAGACAAGGCGAATAAATGTTCATAAAAAGCCATAGCTGATAGAAGCAGAGAGTTGAGAGTTAAGGGCAAGTTCTAGCTAGTTAGTGTTATTGTGAAGAGCAGCATGTATACCAATTGAGTTTTTATAGGGAAAATATATTTAGAAATCAAGGATTTGGAGCCAGACTCCAACATAAACTTGATGAGTTGTTGCTGGGGACAACTATGAAAAGCATTGGTCACATATTTAGCCTCTCTCACTGATTTGTTGCAGTTTCACATATAAACTAAGTTAGAAAAATAGCTTCAATTCATGGTGGTCACGATTCATCTATAGGTCTATGGGTTATTGAATGAAATCCGGACCAACAAAATTTTCATGGGGGGGCTCCATTTTAGTTCAATAATATTATACTTGGACACTTACCATTTGGTCTGGAGCTTGAGCCATTTGActttctaccattttttttttctttttggttggcAGAGAACTGGTGTAACCTGTGTCATATGGTGTATTTGGCCGGTAATATGGCCTCACAACTTACAAGCGTACTaaagaaaaaattcaagagaaaataaCCGCTACAATGTGAGCTCCCATTGTCAAAAAAATCCTGCAAGAAGAACAGTGGGTTGGCGGAGGGGTGGGGGCCTAAAGGGGCCCAGGTCccgacccaaaaaaaaaaaaaaaattaaatgccaTGCCCAGCTAAACCCAGCCCAGCCCTAAGTCCAcacttagagagagagagagagagagagagagagagagtagggtTTGTACAGAATATATAAGTATGGTCTGTATAGAATATATAAtactgtttgtttgtttgatacCTTGAATGTTTGTTGAATTCAATCATAAATgatttttaagatttaaaagaacgttgagtttgtttttttataaatgattttattgtaatatattaagAAGTAAgggtgtttttgtctttgtatTTGTCTTTATTGGTAGGTGATTGGATTGTAATGTATTatgaaacaataattttgtgtctttgtttttattgataGTTTGTTAATATTAAATGGATGcttattagaaaatttatttttaatttcttatattcCTGTCTCCTAACTCGAAATCCTGATTCCAGTCCTTAACAATGATAGTTGGATTTACTATTGGCTTCCAACATAAAAGTCCAAAAGCTAAAAAGCAGATGAGGTTGTTGAAGGGCTGTTGGGTTGGCCAAATTGGAAATTGTCTACAGTTCTATAAATGGTAGCCAGATAGGAAAGATTGCAGtttagtaatcaaaaaccaaaatcctTTCGTCTAAAAAGTTTATGTTTCAATTATCTCACTTTAAATTggacaaataaaagaattttctatGTTTACTACAGGTGCACAATTGAACTAGAGAACTAATGTGGTACATTTGTCATGTTGTTTTCATGAGAATCAGAATCAGTATTAACATTATCTTCTCTGTCACCGTAATCATCTTCATATAGATAGACTAGCTTATATGCTTTACAGTAATAAATAAGAAATCATATCGTATGGACAAACATCCCAatgttcatttaaaaaaaaaaaaaaaaaaatcccaataatAATGCAAGTCATACTCAAATGGGTAAAAATTAACTATACattaaatacaaacaaatactattacaattattaaaaaaaaaagaaaaaaaaagacaaacatCGCAATAATAATCCAAAGTCATACTGAAATGAGTAAAGAATAACTCTACAATGACAATACAAACAAATACTATTAGTGTCACTTATTAATAGGATATAGAGACAAGGCAGGCTCTAAGCCTCCAACACACTCGAGAAAAGCTTCAAGAAGCCCAGCAAACTAGGAGAAAGTGAACGGCCCAATGGACTGCCGTGCGTTAAGGACAACTAGATCAGTTTGATGGGGGTGGGGAGAAGAAAGGAATAGTTGGAATTGTGGTTGGAATGGTAGGGATTGATGGGATTGTTGTAGGGATGGTGGGCAATGGAGTGGCTGGCAGAGGAGGAAGAGTCACCTTAGGAAATGTTGGCAAAGTTGGATTTGGTAACGAGGGGATTTGGGTGCTTGGCAATGGTGGCAATGTGGTCCTTGGTAGAGTTGGTTGAGTTGGCAATGGAGTGCTAGGTAGTGGTGGCAATGTGGCTTGAGGCAGTGTTGGCACTGAGGGCAATGGAGGCAATGTTGGCAGAGATGGAATTTTAGGCAGCGTCAATGCTGGGGGTGGAGCTGCAGGCGTTTGCAAAAGTTGACGAGCTGCCAAGCTCATATTAATGTTAGACAAAGACACTGTTACAATTAAAGCCAACATGAAAACATGCTTGCAACTAGCCATTGTTTGATAGGATTAGAGAGACCTAGCTAGACTTTTCTGAATATATATAGGGAACTTCTGTTTCTGTTATGAGTTGAAAGCATAAAATTCTAATTGGCATTTATAGAGTGGAATGTTGAAGTGTTCCAAGTGTTTGATGAGATGTTGTTGGGGATGCATATGTGAGAAGCTTGGGTTAGTTCACCTTCTCAACAAGACTCGAAGCCTGTTCAAATTCCAACCTACCAAGATAGCTTAACTAAAACAATCTGCTGTGGAAACCAATTTTGAGATGTAATATGACTCTAGCATTCCACACGCCAGCAAAAGGCAATGATATAACTAAGAATTTGGTACACTTTAGAATCTAAGGAAAGTATAAATtagtatcacttttttttttttttttttttttttttggctaggtAAATGCGGGGGCTTGAACCCCCGAGCAGTAGGTCACTTACATAACCAGGTACCAACTCGTCTAGAAGTGGCAGTGGTGTATAAATTAGTATCACTTATTATCTATATTAGTCTCTAGTTTCATAACAATACTAATGCCAAAACTTTATGAATTC
It encodes the following:
- the LOC126689781 gene encoding protein PELPK1-like translates to MASCKHVFMLALIVTVSLSNINMSLAARQLLQTPAAPPPALTLPKIPSLPTLPPLPSVPTLPQATLPPLPSTPLPTQPTLPRTTLPPLPSTQIPSLPNPTLPTFPKVTLPPLPATPLPTIPTTIPSIPTIPTTIPTIPFFSPPPSN